A genomic window from Bacteroidota bacterium includes:
- a CDS encoding Arc family DNA-binding protein, producing MTKKKAFALRLNEEMMKSIEKWASDEFRSTNGQIEWMLSEQLKKAGRYKRIKKQ from the coding sequence ATGACTAAAAAGAAAGCATTTGCGCTACGCTTGAATGAAGAAATGATGAAGTCCATCGAAAAATGGGCTTCTGATGAATTTCGCAGCACTAATGGTCAGATAGAATGGATGCTTTCTGAACAACTAAAGAAAGCAGGAAGATATAAAAGGATCAAAAAACAATAG
- a CDS encoding deoxynucleoside kinase — protein MHIAIAGNIGSGKTTLTELLAKHYNWNPHFEDVDDNPYLNDFYNTMERWSFNLQIYFLNSRFKQVNDIRESGKAVIQDRTIYEDARIFAPNLHDMGLMTKRDFDNYQSLFGLMETFVPAPDLLIYLRADISTLVSQIHKRGREYENTISIDYLSRLNERYEAWISNYDRGNLLIIDVDNIDFVNKPEDLGKIIDRVESQVNGLF, from the coding sequence ATGCATATTGCCATAGCCGGAAATATAGGTTCAGGAAAAACTACGCTTACGGAACTTCTCGCCAAACATTATAATTGGAATCCACATTTTGAGGATGTTGACGATAATCCTTATCTAAATGATTTTTACAATACAATGGAGCGTTGGTCATTTAATCTTCAAATTTATTTTCTCAATAGTAGATTTAAGCAGGTGAATGATATTCGTGAAAGTGGAAAAGCAGTTATTCAGGATAGAACAATATATGAAGATGCCCGAATTTTTGCACCAAACCTTCATGATATGGGGTTGATGACCAAAAGAGATTTCGATAATTATCAATCTCTGTTTGGACTAATGGAAACATTCGTTCCCGCACCGGATTTGTTGATCTACCTCAGGGCGGATATTTCAACACTGGTATCGCAGATTCACAAACGTGGGAGAGAGTATGAAAATACAATTAGCATAGATTACTTAAGTAGATTAAATGAAAGATATGAAGCCTGGATTTCTAACTATGATAGGGGGAATTTGTTGATTATTGATGTAGACAATATTGATTTTGTAAATAAACCGGAAGATTTAGGGAAAATAATTGACAGGGTTGAAAGTCAGGTAAATGGACTGTTTTAA
- a CDS encoding DUF4252 domain-containing protein, with translation MKNFIMIIGLTLFSTFSFAQNNVQELINQYKGHDDVDVISISGSMFKFGSNFIDEDDKDAKAAKDIANQIDEMNIITTDSSERGNELSEVIQKLIRTKNYEEMMTVDSEGEEVKFYGKIENNIIKEFFILVEENRETTLISMSGNIDPKQVSEVMKKAEIN, from the coding sequence ATGAAAAATTTTATAATGATAATCGGCTTAACATTGTTTTCTACATTTTCTTTCGCTCAGAACAATGTACAGGAATTAATAAATCAATACAAAGGGCATGACGATGTAGATGTAATTTCAATTAGTGGAAGCATGTTTAAATTTGGCAGTAATTTTATCGATGAGGATGATAAAGATGCTAAAGCAGCCAAGGATATTGCAAATCAGATCGATGAGATGAATATTATTACCACTGATTCTTCAGAACGTGGAAACGAATTGAGTGAAGTTATACAGAAACTCATAAGAACAAAAAATTATGAGGAAATGATGACTGTAGATTCTGAAGGAGAAGAGGTGAAGTTCTATGGAAAAATAGAGAACAACATTATAAAAGAGTTTTTTATTCTTGTAGAAGAAAATCGTGAAACTACTCTGATATCAATGTCTGGAAATATAGATCCTAAACAGGTGAGTGAAGTGATGAAGAAGGCAGAAATTAATTGA
- a CDS encoding carboxyl transferase domain-containing protein, with amino-acid sequence MNNLNFNINEDHNKVLLSDVNKRLSKIKLGGGQKKIDKEHSKGKFTARERINYVLDKGSERIDIADFAGFEMYEEYGGCPAGGVIVVIGYISGKQCIVVANDATVKAGAWFPITAKKNLRAQEIAMENKLPIIYLVDSAGVFLPMQDEIFPDKEHFGRIFRNNAKMSSMGITQISAVMGSCVAGGAYLPIMSDEALIVNKTGTIFLAGSYLVKAAIGEEIDNETLGGATTHNEISGVADYKAKDDKDALNTIRNIVDKIGDFDKAGFNRIKPLKPAKEAKEIFGILPKERNQPYDTHEIIERLVDDSKYDEYKADYGKTLICAYARIDGWSVGIVANQRKIVKNAKGEMQFGGVIYSDSADKATRFIANCNQKKIPLVFLQDVTGFMVGSKSEHGGIIKDGAKMVNAVSNSVVPKLTVIIGNSYGAGNYAMCGKAYDPRLIVAWPSAQLAVMGGVQAAKTLLQIEKASLKKEGEEISMEKETMLLNNITEKYNKQTSPYYSASRIWTDAIISPLDTRKWISMGIEAANHSPITEKFNMGVIQT; translated from the coding sequence ATGAACAATCTTAACTTCAACATTAATGAAGATCACAACAAAGTGTTGTTATCTGATGTAAACAAACGCCTTAGTAAGATCAAACTAGGAGGAGGTCAAAAAAAGATAGACAAAGAGCACAGCAAAGGGAAGTTTACAGCAAGAGAACGTATAAATTATGTTTTAGACAAAGGCAGTGAACGGATAGATATTGCTGATTTTGCCGGATTTGAGATGTACGAAGAATATGGAGGATGTCCTGCAGGTGGAGTTATTGTTGTGATTGGATATATAAGCGGTAAGCAGTGTATTGTTGTGGCAAACGATGCTACGGTTAAAGCCGGAGCATGGTTCCCGATTACTGCAAAAAAGAATTTGAGAGCACAGGAAATAGCAATGGAAAATAAACTCCCAATTATTTATCTCGTAGATAGTGCAGGAGTTTTTCTACCGATGCAGGACGAAATATTTCCCGACAAAGAACATTTTGGCCGCATTTTCAGAAACAATGCAAAAATGAGCTCCATGGGAATCACACAAATTTCTGCAGTAATGGGAAGTTGTGTGGCAGGAGGAGCATATCTTCCTATAATGAGTGATGAAGCACTGATAGTTAACAAAACAGGAACCATTTTCCTTGCCGGATCATACCTTGTAAAAGCAGCTATCGGAGAAGAAATTGACAACGAAACTCTCGGAGGGGCTACTACTCATAACGAAATTTCAGGTGTTGCAGATTACAAGGCAAAAGATGATAAGGATGCCTTAAATACTATCAGAAATATAGTTGACAAGATTGGCGATTTTGATAAAGCAGGATTTAACAGAATAAAACCTCTTAAGCCGGCTAAAGAGGCGAAAGAAATATTCGGCATTTTACCAAAGGAAAGAAATCAGCCCTACGACACTCATGAGATAATAGAAAGACTTGTTGATGATTCCAAATACGATGAATACAAGGCCGATTACGGAAAAACTCTTATCTGTGCTTATGCAAGAATTGATGGATGGTCAGTAGGAATAGTAGCTAACCAGCGAAAAATTGTTAAAAATGCCAAAGGCGAAATGCAGTTTGGCGGTGTTATATATTCCGACTCAGCAGACAAAGCAACACGATTTATAGCAAACTGTAATCAGAAAAAAATTCCATTAGTTTTCCTTCAGGATGTTACAGGATTTATGGTTGGATCGAAATCCGAGCACGGAGGAATAATAAAAGATGGAGCAAAAATGGTAAATGCTGTTTCAAATTCTGTTGTTCCAAAATTAACCGTAATTATAGGTAATTCGTATGGAGCAGGGAATTATGCAATGTGTGGAAAAGCTTACGACCCGCGATTAATAGTTGCATGGCCTTCAGCACAGCTCGCTGTGATGGGAGGTGTACAGGCTGCTAAAACCTTATTGCAAATAGAAAAGGCTTCCCTGAAAAAAGAAGGTGAAGAAATTTCAATGGAGAAAGAAACCATGCTTCTAAATAACATTACTGAAAAATACAACAAACAAACATCTCCATATTATTCAGCATCAAGAATTTGGACAGACGCAATTATATCTCCGCTTGATACAAGAAAATGGATTAGTATGGGAATAGAAGCCGCAAACCACTCTCCTATCACTGAAAAATTCAACATGGGAGTTATACAAACCTGA
- the metK gene encoding methionine adenosyltransferase — translation MSYFFTSESVSEGHPDKVADQISDALLDNIIAYDPNAKVAIETMVTTGQVFLAGEVNTNTYVHAQQLARDVINKIGYTKSEYKFDGDACGVLSAIHGQSDDINRGVDADNKANVGHEQGAGDQGMMFGYATNETSNYMPLALEISHIILKELAILRKEGKEIEYLRPDAKSQVTIEYSEDNKPIKIDTIVISTQHDDFSESDRIMLDKIRTDLINILMPRVVAQLDVDVQKLFGDDINYHINPTGKFVIGGPHGDAGLTGRKIIVDTYGGKGAHGGGAFSGKDPSKVDRSAAYAARHIAKNMVAAGISDEVLVQVSYAIGVAEPTSIFVNTYGKSNVKQSDSEIANKIKDIFDMRPAAIEERLKLRCPIYSETAAYGHMGREPRKVTKIFDSPFWGKKEIEVELFTWEKLDYVHVLKKIFNL, via the coding sequence ATGTCTTATTTTTTCACATCAGAATCAGTGTCAGAAGGACATCCTGATAAAGTAGCCGATCAGATTTCTGACGCATTATTGGATAATATAATTGCTTACGATCCTAATGCTAAAGTGGCAATTGAAACAATGGTAACTACCGGTCAGGTTTTTTTGGCTGGAGAGGTTAATACAAATACTTATGTTCACGCTCAGCAATTGGCAAGAGATGTTATCAATAAGATTGGATATACAAAAAGTGAATATAAGTTCGATGGAGACGCATGTGGTGTTTTATCGGCAATTCATGGACAGTCTGATGATATAAATAGAGGAGTTGATGCTGATAATAAGGCAAATGTAGGGCATGAGCAGGGTGCAGGTGATCAGGGAATGATGTTTGGATATGCAACAAACGAAACGTCGAACTATATGCCATTGGCTTTAGAAATTTCGCATATTATTCTTAAGGAGCTTGCTATACTTCGAAAAGAAGGAAAAGAAATAGAATATCTTCGTCCTGATGCTAAATCACAGGTAACAATTGAGTACTCCGAAGATAATAAGCCAATAAAGATTGATACAATAGTTATATCAACTCAGCATGATGATTTTTCGGAAAGCGATAGGATAATGTTGGATAAAATCCGCACTGATCTTATAAACATACTTATGCCAAGGGTTGTTGCACAACTTGATGTTGATGTACAGAAGCTTTTTGGCGATGATATAAATTATCATATAAATCCAACCGGAAAGTTCGTTATTGGGGGGCCTCACGGAGATGCGGGTTTAACAGGACGAAAGATTATTGTTGATACTTACGGAGGTAAAGGAGCTCACGGTGGAGGTGCTTTTTCGGGTAAAGATCCTTCAAAAGTAGACCGTTCAGCAGCTTATGCAGCTCGTCATATTGCTAAAAATATGGTTGCTGCCGGAATTTCGGATGAGGTATTGGTACAGGTGTCTTATGCTATTGGTGTTGCAGAACCAACAAGTATTTTTGTAAATACTTATGGGAAGTCTAATGTGAAGCAAAGCGATAGTGAAATAGCAAATAAAATAAAGGATATTTTTGATATGCGTCCTGCTGCAATAGAAGAGCGCTTAAAACTTAGATGCCCAATTTATTCTGAAACTGCTGCTTACGGACATATGGGAAGAGAGCCACGAAAAGTGACGAAAATATTTGATTCGCCATTCTGGGGTAAAAAAGAAATAGAGGTAGAGCTATTTACTTGGGAAAAACTGGATTATGTTCATGTTTTGAAAAAAATATTTAACCTGTAA
- a CDS encoding energy transducer TonB, whose protein sequence is MNVKKNPNANLENKRGIFFLIGLAIALSASYFVLEYESPVKEIKFQTSGFFTEIMDDLPPVTKPKEPKKPKPLPLPAKIEVLDNISDITDDPIFDSSEDEADEPIDIFEPIEVEEETKPFKFYVVEDLPLFPGCEHIKDKKQQESSFWKEISKHVRKHFKYPEIAKEMGIEGKVYVQFIIKKDGSVDNIIIARGVDKSLDNESLRIVKKLPKLTPAKQRGKPVSVSFILPITFKLN, encoded by the coding sequence ATGAATGTAAAGAAAAATCCTAATGCTAATCTTGAAAACAAACGCGGTATTTTTTTCTTGATTGGTCTGGCAATTGCCCTTTCAGCTTCTTATTTTGTATTAGAATACGAATCTCCGGTAAAGGAAATTAAATTTCAAACATCTGGTTTTTTTACCGAAATAATGGATGATTTACCTCCTGTAACTAAACCAAAAGAACCGAAAAAACCCAAACCTCTGCCTTTACCGGCAAAAATAGAAGTACTGGATAATATCTCTGATATTACTGACGATCCCATCTTCGACTCCAGTGAAGACGAAGCGGATGAACCTATAGATATATTTGAACCTATCGAAGTGGAAGAAGAAACAAAGCCATTTAAATTTTATGTTGTTGAAGATCTTCCTCTTTTCCCGGGCTGTGAGCATATCAAAGATAAAAAGCAACAGGAAAGTTCTTTTTGGAAAGAAATTTCTAAACACGTTAGAAAACATTTTAAATACCCCGAAATAGCAAAAGAAATGGGTATTGAAGGCAAAGTATATGTTCAATTTATTATAAAGAAAGATGGAAGTGTTGATAATATAATCATAGCCAGAGGTGTAGATAAATCTTTAGATAATGAATCGTTAAGAATTGTAAAAAAACTTCCCAAGCTAACTCCAGCAAAACAGCGGGGAAAACCTGTTAGCGTTTCATTTATACTCCCAATAACATTTAAATTGAACTAA
- a CDS encoding outer membrane beta-barrel protein has product MVNSENNPLEHASISVINTKDSTLISYVSTDKSGKYTFTEIPYGEYIFHIHLVGYKTYQKNIEIKTETTTLEVVVLENSNKLDEVIVTLVTPISIKKDTVTYNTRAFKVRIDDSVEDLLKKLPGIEVDASGKITAQGEEVTKIYVDGKVFFSGDPAIASKNLSADAVKRVDVIDEKSEKARVTGINDSEQKKVINLELKDDKKVNDFGKFQGGYGTDDRHLSSLNYNRFTPKLQASIIGKYNNVNSSGSDISELINFNTTGRIGSASSPGFITTAIAGFNMGYELKKAQNINSDYFYNHNNASSGDILSKRTEYIEDLEFLSESKSSSDNISNNHNLNFNYRDQSNKLSSFFIDGSINYRSNDGNNINTLERYNGQNELDLQSNSNTESESRNNSGNISINYTKRFNEESKRNFSVSGRFNASNSNNISNNNQLNRFSIADPDNTYETTEEVKRSQELNDLYAGLNLTYVEPIAGSHFLEIRTNTKYASVNDDVNQSKYENNEIKEPLIYTQFYKNTGLSGGVFYKYDKEKIFFSAGSTIASQTQIFGLKNEEEHENNYTNINPEINLKYRPKKGRYLMLRFQKSVKLPRLSQLSQVINNFNSLYIRKGNPDLTPEDNYSASVTFINHNFSKGLNFFSRLSYRYTDNSIVNSEFTNELGVRTSTYENSGNRNRVNAGIRLSKRVKSLGVRYNISLNGSYGDYISIINNKDNETQSKNAILSLSLENNKKENIDAMIGVSLNKNYTTFSSGNNADREYLQQSYYAKADWNVTERFNVNSQFKYDIYTDSNFGTNQSVPIWNASISYSFLKSKRLNIMITAIDILNKNIGIIRSSSDNYFEETYQDVLANYYLLSVTYAIK; this is encoded by the coding sequence CAGGCAAGTATACTTTTACTGAAATTCCTTATGGCGAGTATATATTTCACATCCATTTAGTAGGATATAAAACCTATCAAAAAAACATTGAAATAAAAACTGAAACAACAACTCTGGAAGTTGTCGTTCTCGAAAACAGTAATAAATTGGATGAAGTGATTGTCACTTTGGTCACTCCAATTTCCATAAAAAAAGATACTGTAACATATAATACCCGGGCTTTTAAAGTCAGAATTGATGACTCTGTAGAGGATCTTCTGAAAAAATTACCGGGCATCGAAGTAGATGCTTCCGGTAAGATTACTGCACAGGGTGAGGAAGTAACCAAAATTTACGTCGACGGGAAGGTGTTTTTTAGCGGAGACCCTGCCATAGCCTCTAAAAACCTTTCGGCTGATGCTGTAAAACGGGTAGATGTTATTGATGAAAAGAGTGAAAAAGCAAGAGTTACAGGAATAAACGACTCCGAACAAAAAAAAGTTATCAACCTGGAATTGAAGGATGATAAAAAAGTAAATGATTTTGGTAAATTTCAGGGTGGATACGGCACAGATGACAGGCATTTAAGCAGTTTGAACTATAATCGCTTTACACCAAAATTGCAGGCATCTATTATAGGTAAGTATAACAATGTTAACAGCTCCGGTTCTGACATTTCAGAATTAATCAATTTTAATACTACAGGCAGAATAGGCTCTGCAAGTTCTCCCGGCTTTATAACTACCGCTATTGCAGGCTTCAATATGGGCTATGAACTAAAAAAAGCTCAGAATATAAACAGTGATTATTTTTACAATCACAACAACGCATCATCCGGTGACATACTTAGCAAAAGAACTGAGTATATAGAAGATTTAGAATTCCTGTCAGAAAGCAAAAGCAGTAGTGATAATATATCTAATAATCACAACTTAAATTTTAACTACAGGGACCAGTCAAATAAATTGAGTTCATTTTTCATTGATGGTAGCATAAATTATAGGAGTAATGACGGGAATAATATAAATACTTTAGAGAGGTATAACGGACAAAATGAACTGGATCTTCAAAGTAATAGTAATACTGAAAGTGAAAGTAGAAACAACTCAGGTAATATTTCGATTAACTACACCAAAAGGTTTAATGAAGAAAGTAAAAGAAATTTTTCAGTTTCAGGAAGATTTAATGCTTCAAACAGCAATAATATCAGTAACAATAATCAGTTAAACAGATTCAGTATTGCCGATCCTGATAACACATATGAAACTACGGAGGAAGTAAAGAGGAGTCAAGAGCTTAATGATTTATATGCAGGTTTGAATTTAACTTATGTTGAACCTATAGCCGGGAGTCATTTTCTTGAAATCAGAACAAATACCAAATATGCATCTGTAAATGATGATGTCAATCAATCGAAATATGAAAACAATGAAATTAAAGAACCTTTAATATACACCCAGTTCTATAAAAATACAGGTCTAAGCGGAGGAGTATTCTATAAATATGATAAAGAAAAAATATTTTTTTCTGCAGGATCTACTATTGCCAGTCAAACGCAAATATTTGGCCTGAAAAATGAGGAAGAACATGAAAACAATTACACAAATATTAACCCTGAAATAAATCTTAAATATCGACCAAAAAAAGGCAGGTATTTAATGTTACGTTTTCAAAAATCAGTTAAACTTCCACGTTTATCACAACTTTCTCAGGTGATAAATAATTTCAACTCATTATATATAAGAAAAGGAAACCCTGACTTAACTCCTGAAGATAACTATTCAGCTTCTGTAACCTTTATCAATCATAATTTTTCAAAAGGTCTTAACTTCTTTTCTCGTTTGAGCTACCGATATACCGACAACAGTATTGTTAATTCAGAATTTACAAATGAATTAGGTGTACGAACATCTACCTATGAAAATTCGGGAAACAGAAACAGAGTCAATGCAGGTATTAGGTTAAGTAAAAGAGTAAAATCATTAGGGGTAAGATATAATATTTCCTTAAATGGAAGTTATGGCGACTATATATCCATCATCAACAATAAAGATAATGAAACGCAATCGAAAAATGCTATTTTAAGTCTTTCACTCGAAAATAACAAGAAGGAAAATATTGATGCGATGATAGGCGTATCTTTAAATAAGAATTATACAACCTTCTCTTCCGGGAATAATGCCGATCGGGAATATTTGCAACAATCCTATTATGCAAAAGCAGACTGGAATGTCACAGAGAGATTTAATGTTAACAGTCAGTTTAAATATGATATTTATACTGACAGTAACTTCGGAACAAATCAGTCTGTACCTATTTGGAATGCATCAATTTCTTACTCATTCTTAAAATCGAAAAGGTTGAATATAATGATAACAGCTATTGACATATTAAATAAAAACATAGGTATAATAAGAAGCAGCTCGGACAACTATTTTGAAGAAACTTATCAGGATGTTTTAGCTAACTATTACTTATTGAGCGTTACCTATGCTATAAAATAG
- a CDS encoding SPFH domain-containing protein: MKTEFTVKPKSAYLMLVVELILLIATLFTFIFLRNPLGIVLALTFIIILPGFFYVDPNKSRVLTLFGEYKGSVTENGFFWVNPFYTKQNISLRARNFDSERVKVNDKIGNPIMISVIMVWRVKETYKAAFEVDNYESFVHIQSDAAVRKMAGMYPYDNFDNSNEITLRSGMNEVNHALELELSKRLEIAGIEVLEARIGYLAYAQEIASAMLKRQQASAIIAARAKIVEGAVSMVEMALEQLSDKKIIELDEERKASMVTNLMVVLTSDKDVSPIVNTGTLNH, translated from the coding sequence ATGAAAACAGAATTTACAGTAAAACCAAAAAGTGCATATTTAATGCTGGTTGTTGAACTTATTCTTTTAATTGCCACTCTATTCACATTTATATTTCTGAGAAATCCACTTGGTATAGTACTGGCATTAACTTTCATTATCATACTCCCGGGATTTTTCTATGTTGATCCAAACAAATCCAGAGTATTAACATTGTTTGGTGAATACAAAGGATCTGTTACAGAAAATGGTTTCTTTTGGGTAAATCCATTTTACACAAAGCAAAACATTTCATTGCGGGCACGAAACTTCGACAGTGAAAGAGTAAAGGTTAATGACAAAATCGGTAACCCCATCATGATCAGTGTAATTATGGTATGGCGCGTTAAAGAAACATATAAAGCAGCCTTTGAAGTAGACAACTACGAAAGTTTTGTTCATATACAAAGTGATGCTGCCGTTAGAAAAATGGCAGGTATGTATCCTTACGACAATTTCGATAACTCTAATGAAATCACACTGCGCTCCGGGATGAATGAAGTAAACCATGCTTTGGAACTGGAATTGTCCAAACGATTAGAAATTGCCGGAATCGAAGTATTGGAAGCCAGGATTGGCTATCTGGCATATGCACAGGAAATAGCAAGTGCTATGCTAAAACGTCAACAGGCATCTGCAATTATTGCGGCCAGAGCTAAAATCGTTGAAGGGGCAGTAAGCATGGTAGAAATGGCCTTAGAACAATTGAGTGATAAGAAAATTATAGAGCTGGACGAAGAAAGAAAAGCTTCGATGGTTACAAACCTGATGGTTGTATTAACTTCAGATAAAGATGTCAGCCCTATAGTCAACACAGGTACTCTAAATCATTAA
- a CDS encoding TonB family protein: MQIKKNPEVSLENYRAIFFEIGLIISLFIVYLVLESKSDRRIDTDMLTTQTIFVDEIEVPVTERKTDPALIKKPPPAPVTQIIVVADNTIIEQELEIETTEIDEDTEIEFKTKKAGPIAPIMEEEEEEEVYNFQIVESQPIYPGCEGYSSKQSRYMCFQKQIMAHVKKNFKYPEVAKEMGIQGRVIIKFVIGKDGIIKDVGVLRGIDKSLDEEALRIVEALPKMTPATQRGRPVPVSFMLPINFQLQ; the protein is encoded by the coding sequence ATGCAAATTAAGAAGAATCCCGAAGTAAGCCTCGAAAATTATAGAGCTATATTTTTCGAAATAGGTTTAATCATCTCTCTATTTATCGTATACCTGGTACTTGAAAGCAAATCCGACAGACGAATTGACACTGATATGCTAACAACTCAAACAATTTTTGTCGATGAAATTGAAGTACCCGTTACAGAGAGAAAAACAGATCCGGCTCTGATAAAAAAACCTCCTCCTGCTCCAGTGACTCAAATCATTGTTGTGGCCGACAATACTATTATAGAGCAAGAATTAGAAATAGAAACAACTGAGATAGACGAGGATACAGAAATTGAGTTCAAGACAAAAAAAGCTGGTCCAATAGCTCCTATAATGGAAGAAGAGGAAGAGGAAGAAGTTTACAATTTTCAAATTGTAGAGTCTCAGCCAATATATCCAGGATGCGAAGGCTACAGCAGTAAACAAAGCAGATACATGTGTTTCCAAAAACAAATAATGGCACACGTTAAAAAGAACTTTAAATATCCGGAAGTAGCTAAAGAAATGGGCATACAAGGTCGTGTAATAATAAAATTTGTTATAGGTAAAGACGGTATTATTAAAGATGTTGGAGTATTACGCGGTATTGATAAAAGTTTAGATGAAGAAGCCCTTAGAATTGTAGAAGCACTACCAAAAATGACACCTGCAACTCAACGTGGCAGGCCGGTTCCGGTTTCATTTATGTTACCTATTAATTTTCAACTTCAATAA
- a CDS encoding AMP-binding protein, which yields MLKLDFSLSKEDILKKVSDNDNNWAKDILFFLDEWWNQEVYISAETSGSTGTPKLISLEKSKVINSAKSTGDFFGFNENNTALLCMSPKFIAGKLMIVRAIAWKMNLICIKPDSNPLELVPEDNHIDFAAMVPLQVKNSIDKINSRRVSKLIIGGGSIDSSLLENIKKSDTEIYSTYGMTESITHIALKKLNGVNPGLYYKALNDVSFATDKRNCLVIDSPKVSKTKIITNDIVELIDDKTFDWLGRYDNVINSGGIKINPEKLEAILSKVISVPFFISSVKDETLGEKVILLIEGEKNIISLKTINGLLPRYHTPKDVYYLKEFSRTESGKIQRRRTVEKISIQL from the coding sequence ATGTTAAAACTAGATTTCTCTCTAAGTAAAGAAGACATTCTGAAAAAAGTGTCGGATAACGATAATAATTGGGCTAAGGATATTTTATTTTTCCTCGATGAGTGGTGGAATCAAGAAGTTTATATTTCTGCCGAAACATCAGGTTCTACAGGAACCCCAAAACTTATCTCACTGGAAAAATCTAAAGTCATCAATTCGGCCAAGTCTACCGGAGATTTTTTTGGTTTTAACGAAAATAACACTGCTCTTCTGTGTATGTCTCCAAAGTTCATTGCGGGAAAGCTTATGATTGTCAGGGCAATTGCATGGAAAATGAACCTGATATGTATTAAACCTGATTCTAATCCATTAGAATTAGTTCCTGAAGATAATCATATCGATTTTGCTGCCATGGTTCCTTTACAGGTAAAAAACTCAATTGACAAAATAAATTCGCGAAGAGTATCAAAACTCATAATTGGTGGCGGAAGTATAGATAGCAGCCTGCTGGAAAATATAAAAAAATCGGATACGGAGATTTATTCTACATATGGAATGACTGAAAGTATTACACACATAGCTTTAAAAAAACTTAATGGAGTTAATCCCGGTCTATATTATAAAGCTTTAAATGATGTTAGCTTCGCAACCGACAAGCGGAATTGTCTAGTTATCGACTCTCCCAAAGTGAGCAAAACAAAAATTATCACAAACGATATTGTGGAGTTAATCGACGATAAAACATTCGACTGGTTAGGCCGATATGATAATGTCATAAATTCAGGGGGTATTAAAATCAACCCTGAGAAACTTGAAGCTATACTTTCGAAAGTTATTTCAGTTCCTTTCTTTATATCGTCAGTTAAGGACGAAACTCTTGGGGAGAAGGTAATACTCCTTATAGAAGGAGAAAAAAATATTATAAGTTTAAAAACTATAAATGGACTGCTTCCCAGGTACCATACCCCTAAAGATGTATACTATTTAAAAGAATTTTCCAGAACGGAATCCGGGAAAATCCAGCGAAGAAGAACTGTCGAGAAAATAAGTATACAGCTTTAA